The Aminithiophilus ramosus genome contains a region encoding:
- a CDS encoding FecCD family ABC transporter permease: MRRRRRLFLSVLAALTAILVGTATLSVLVGDLPLAPGQVAAVLCAHFGGEPVADAVADAVVWQVRIPRALAAAGAGAALACCGTVFQGLLLNPLAEPYTMGVAAGAALGGALAILMGLPIVALAFAGSLLSLALVWLLGRRTDFIEPTRLILAGVIVSSILSAGITLIQVLAGQQVAAIVLWLLGSFTRSNWALAGRTLAASLAALLLGLACHRELDIIASGGKAASFGVNEERLRLFLLAGTSLVTAAVVSSCGIIGFVGLVVPHLIRLLLGPAHGPLLLLSWLGGASLMLGADLTARFLGELPIGVVTALLGGPVFCYLLWRR, encoded by the coding sequence GTGCGGCGCCGTCGACGTCTTTTCCTCTCCGTTCTGGCCGCCCTGACGGCCATCCTCGTCGGCACGGCGACTCTGTCGGTTCTCGTCGGCGATCTGCCTCTGGCTCCCGGCCAGGTGGCCGCTGTTTTGTGCGCCCATTTCGGCGGAGAGCCCGTGGCGGATGCCGTGGCCGACGCCGTCGTCTGGCAGGTCCGCATTCCCCGCGCCCTGGCGGCGGCCGGGGCGGGGGCCGCTCTTGCCTGCTGCGGCACCGTCTTTCAGGGCCTTCTGCTGAATCCTCTGGCCGAGCCCTATACGATGGGCGTGGCCGCGGGGGCGGCCCTGGGCGGGGCTCTCGCGATCCTGATGGGGCTGCCCATCGTGGCGCTGGCCTTCGCCGGCAGCCTTCTCTCGCTGGCCCTCGTCTGGCTTCTGGGACGACGGACCGATTTCATCGAGCCGACGCGGCTCATCCTCGCCGGCGTCATCGTCAGCAGCATCCTCAGCGCCGGCATCACGCTGATTCAGGTTCTGGCCGGCCAGCAGGTGGCGGCCATCGTCCTCTGGCTTCTGGGCAGCTTCACCCGGTCCAACTGGGCCCTTGCGGGCCGGACGCTCGCGGCCTCGCTGGCCGCTCTCCTTCTGGGGCTGGCCTGCCACCGGGAACTGGACATCATCGCCTCGGGCGGCAAAGCGGCCTCCTTCGGCGTCAACGAAGAGCGGCTGCGCCTCTTTCTTTTGGCCGGGACGTCGCTGGTGACGGCCGCCGTCGTCTCCTCCTGCGGCATCATCGGCTTCGTGGGACTCGTCGTCCCCCATCTGATCCGGCTCCTTCTGGGGCCGGCCCACGGGCCGCTGCTGCTTCTCTCCTGGCTGGGCGGCGCGTCGCTCATGCTCGGCGCCGATCTGACGGCCCGATTTCTGGGCGAGCTGCCCATCGGCGTCGTCACGGCCCTTCTGGGCGGGCCCGTTTTCTGTTATCTCCTCTGGAGGCGCTGA
- a CDS encoding ABC transporter ATP-binding protein: MTMEARDLSVGYDGRTVLEGIDLTLRPGSLLALLGPNGSGKSTLLASLCGLLSPQAGTVLLDGRPLSSLRRLALARQVALVPQATAFTLPFRVDEVVLMGRYPHLGRFGQLGPGDREAARHAMATVGLEGFEDRLVNTLSGGEVQRVTLARALAQETGILLLDEPTSALDPGHVVDVTALLARLRDEGRAIAVALHDVNLALRLADVIAFLRDGALVRLCGPGDVDGELLRQVYGVSWRVGTWEGIPIALPRESSSDAVPR; this comes from the coding sequence ATGACGATGGAGGCCCGCGATCTTTCCGTCGGCTACGACGGCCGGACGGTCCTGGAGGGGATCGATCTGACGCTCAGGCCCGGCTCGCTTCTGGCTCTTCTCGGCCCCAACGGAAGCGGCAAGAGCACCCTCCTCGCGTCCCTCTGCGGTCTGCTGTCGCCTCAGGCGGGTACGGTTCTGCTCGACGGAAGGCCCCTGTCCTCGCTGCGGAGGCTCGCCTTGGCCCGCCAGGTGGCCCTCGTCCCTCAGGCGACGGCCTTCACCCTCCCCTTTCGCGTCGACGAGGTGGTCCTCATGGGGCGCTACCCCCACTTGGGACGCTTCGGGCAATTGGGCCCCGGCGACCGAGAGGCGGCAAGGCACGCCATGGCCACCGTCGGCCTCGAAGGCTTCGAGGACCGTCTCGTCAACACCCTCTCGGGAGGAGAGGTGCAGCGCGTCACTCTGGCCCGGGCCCTTGCCCAGGAGACGGGGATCCTTCTTCTCGACGAGCCGACGAGCGCCCTCGATCCGGGGCACGTCGTCGATGTGACGGCCCTTCTGGCCCGCCTCCGCGACGAGGGCCGGGCCATCGCCGTGGCCCTTCACGACGTCAATCTGGCCCTGCGCCTGGCCGATGTCATCGCCTTTCTCCGCGACGGCGCCCTCGTCCGCCTCTGCGGTCCCGGCGACGTCGACGGGGAGCTGCTCCGACAGGTCTACGGCGTCTCCTGGCGCGTCGGCACCTGGGAGGGGATTCCCATCGCCCTGCCCCGGGAGAGCTCTTCCGACGCCGTGCCGCGCTGA
- a CDS encoding SDR family oxidoreductase yields the protein MTPYEALSLHLQEEPRRWLVTGAAGFIGSHLVERLLSLGQTVTALDNFSTGHRRNLAAVRLAVGEAWSRFRLIEGDIVDESVCREACRDIDIVLHEAAAASVPESVENPLKYHATNGTGFLNILVAARDGAVRRVVYASSSAVYGDDPRLPKEESLSPKPLSPYAATKLFDELYGRLFEELYGLPTVGLRYFNVFGPRQDPRGAYAAVIPSWVSLLAAGKEPVLYGDGGQTRDFCHVDDVVQANLLAAVTEGPVTGQVYNVAGGTSLTLLELFEVIRSALVDRRPEVAGLGLAKRPERAGDIRHSRASVEAIEKALGYAPLHGVASGLDASLDWYLRNP from the coding sequence ATGACCCCTTACGAAGCACTTTCCCTCCACTTGCAGGAAGAGCCGCGTCGCTGGCTCGTCACGGGCGCCGCAGGTTTCATCGGCTCTCACCTCGTCGAAAGGCTGCTTTCGCTGGGGCAGACCGTGACGGCTCTGGACAACTTCTCCACGGGTCACCGACGCAATCTCGCGGCGGTGCGCCTCGCCGTAGGAGAGGCCTGGTCCCGGTTCCGCCTCATCGAAGGCGACATCGTCGACGAATCGGTCTGCCGCGAGGCCTGCCGCGACATCGACATCGTCCTCCACGAGGCGGCCGCCGCCTCCGTGCCCGAATCGGTCGAAAATCCCCTCAAGTACCATGCCACCAACGGCACGGGATTCCTCAACATCCTCGTCGCGGCCCGCGACGGCGCCGTCAGACGCGTCGTCTACGCCTCGTCGAGCGCCGTCTACGGCGACGATCCCCGCCTTCCCAAAGAGGAATCCCTTTCGCCGAAACCCCTTTCGCCCTATGCCGCCACCAAGCTCTTCGACGAACTCTACGGCCGCCTTTTCGAAGAGCTCTACGGCCTCCCCACGGTGGGCCTGCGCTACTTCAACGTCTTCGGCCCGCGACAGGATCCGCGCGGCGCCTATGCCGCCGTCATCCCCAGCTGGGTCTCGCTTCTCGCCGCGGGCAAGGAGCCCGTTCTCTACGGCGACGGAGGTCAGACGCGCGATTTCTGCCACGTCGACGACGTGGTTCAGGCCAACCTTCTGGCCGCCGTCACGGAGGGCCCCGTGACGGGCCAGGTCTACAACGTCGCCGGCGGCACGAGCCTCACCCTGCTGGAACTCTTCGAGGTCATCCGCTCGGCCCTCGTCGACCGCCGCCCCGAGGTTGCCGGGCTGGGGCTCGCGAAAAGGCCCGAAAGGGCCGGCGACATCCGACACTCCCGGGCCTCCGTCGAGGCCATCGAAAAGGCCCTCGGCTACGCCCCGCTCCATGGCGTCGCCTCGGGCCTCGATGCCTCCCTGGATTGGTATCTCCGGAACCCCTGA
- a CDS encoding ferrous iron transporter B: protein MSARHDGRRRPCRADSRLSSAGLEVCGDRILLIGNPNVGKSVFFSRLTGVHALSSNYPGTTVGFTEGRLRRPGRCFRLIDVPGAYTLDPTNEAEEVARRIVDEGAALALIVVDATALERNLFLTLQTLERGIPSIIALNMVDEARHKGIIVDVQALERELGVPVVPTVAVSGQGIKEIVDRLGEARPSSFEPSGTDERWLRIGKIIGAVQRVEHRHHTFRDRMEDLSVDRHWGGVIGLSVLALSFWFIRQVGEGLIDILLDPLYEGLWMPPLRHLSDLLGGEGLLHHLLIGNLIDGVIDPEQSFGLLSTGLYVPLVMVLPYIVAFYTTLSFLEDLGYLPRLAVVFDALLHRLGLHGYAIVPTLLGIGCNVPGILATRVLESSRERFIAATLISVAVPCASLQAMIVGSLGSWGMRYVAVVYATLFLSWVVLGRILHKTLPGYSPELVVEIPPYRIPSVRGLGTKLWYRVKDFLVEAIPLVLGGVLLVDLLYMAGILSALARLLAPFFRGVLGLPPEAAGPILLGFLRKDVAVGLLLPLGLTPRQMVVAVVTLAMTFPCIATVIVLGKELGGRKAAASVAIMIATALVAGGALNLVFSLI from the coding sequence ATGAGCGCCCGTCACGACGGGAGGCGCCGCCCCTGCCGCGCCGATTCCCGCCTTTCCTCCGCCGGTCTGGAGGTCTGCGGCGACCGCATCCTCCTCATCGGCAACCCCAACGTGGGTAAAAGCGTCTTTTTCTCCCGCCTCACCGGCGTTCACGCCCTCTCGTCCAACTACCCCGGGACGACGGTAGGTTTCACCGAAGGGCGGCTGCGGCGTCCGGGCCGCTGCTTCCGCCTCATCGACGTCCCCGGCGCCTACACGCTGGACCCCACCAACGAGGCCGAAGAGGTGGCCCGCCGCATCGTCGACGAAGGGGCCGCCCTGGCCCTGATCGTCGTCGACGCCACGGCTCTGGAGCGCAACCTCTTCCTGACCCTCCAGACCCTGGAGCGGGGCATCCCCTCGATCATCGCCCTCAACATGGTCGACGAGGCCCGCCACAAGGGCATCATCGTCGACGTGCAGGCCCTGGAGAGAGAACTGGGCGTCCCCGTCGTCCCCACCGTGGCCGTCTCGGGACAGGGCATCAAAGAGATCGTCGATCGCCTCGGCGAGGCCCGTCCCTCGTCCTTCGAACCCTCCGGGACCGACGAACGCTGGCTTCGCATCGGGAAAATCATCGGAGCCGTCCAGCGCGTCGAACACCGCCACCACACCTTCCGGGACAGAATGGAAGACCTCAGCGTCGACCGCCACTGGGGCGGCGTCATCGGCCTCTCCGTTCTCGCTCTCAGCTTCTGGTTCATCAGACAGGTGGGGGAGGGACTCATAGACATCCTCCTCGACCCTCTCTACGAAGGGCTCTGGATGCCTCCGCTCCGGCACCTTTCCGACCTTCTCGGCGGCGAGGGGCTGCTGCACCACCTCCTCATCGGCAACCTCATAGACGGCGTCATCGACCCCGAACAGAGCTTCGGCCTCCTCTCGACGGGACTCTATGTCCCTCTCGTCATGGTCCTGCCCTACATCGTCGCCTTCTACACCACCCTCAGCTTCCTCGAAGATCTGGGCTACCTGCCCCGGCTGGCCGTGGTCTTCGACGCCCTCCTGCACCGCCTGGGCCTCCACGGCTACGCCATCGTCCCCACGCTGCTCGGCATCGGCTGCAACGTGCCGGGCATCCTCGCCACGCGAGTCCTCGAATCGTCGCGGGAGCGTTTCATCGCCGCCACGCTCATCTCCGTCGCCGTCCCCTGCGCCAGCCTCCAGGCCATGATCGTCGGCTCCCTGGGCTCATGGGGCATGCGCTACGTCGCCGTCGTCTACGCCACCCTTTTCCTCTCCTGGGTCGTCCTGGGCCGGATCCTCCACAAAACCCTTCCCGGCTACAGCCCCGAGCTGGTCGTCGAGATCCCCCCCTATCGGATCCCCTCCGTCAGGGGGCTGGGAACCAAACTCTGGTACCGCGTCAAAGACTTTCTCGTCGAGGCCATCCCTCTCGTCCTGGGCGGCGTGCTCCTCGTCGATCTCCTCTACATGGCCGGCATCCTCTCCGCCCTGGCCCGACTCCTGGCCCCCTTCTTCCGCGGGGTTCTCGGACTCCCTCCCGAGGCGGCCGGGCCCATCCTCCTCGGCTTCCTCCGCAAGGACGTCGCCGTGGGCCTCCTCCTCCCCCTTGGCCTGACGCCGCGCCAGATGGTCGTCGCCGTCGTCACCCTGGCCATGACCTTCCCCTGCATCGCCACCGTCATCGTCCTCGGAAAGGAACTGGGCGGCCGCAAAGCGGCGGCCTCCGTGGCCATCATGATCGCCACGGCCCTTGTCGCCGGAGGGGCGCTCAATCTCGTCTTCTCACTGATTTGA
- a CDS encoding FeoA family protein: MSTLETLESGLDATVVVMPSGECRRRLEALGLREGKRVRKISGMPFCGPVTVLLDGRQLAIGHGVACRVEVIPDATEEGRDEP, encoded by the coding sequence ATGTCGACTCTTGAGACGCTCGAGAGCGGTCTCGATGCCACCGTCGTCGTCATGCCCTCGGGCGAATGCCGCCGACGCCTGGAGGCTCTCGGCCTTCGCGAGGGCAAGCGGGTGCGCAAGATATCGGGAATGCCCTTCTGCGGCCCCGTCACGGTCCTTCTCGACGGTCGCCAGCTTGCCATCGGTCACGGTGTGGCCTGCCGCGTCGAAGTGATTCCCGACGCGACGGAGGAGGGCCGAGACGAGCCATGA
- a CDS encoding chemotaxis protein CheX, with protein MLCRLFGLFLLRERLVTPSQLSQAFDRLDDVRPLLGVLALAAGYMTPEQVQVVHEAQRQTDRRFGEIAIEKGYLTVETLEALLSRQQRKHVLLGQILIDEGVFSHGGFLRALEAYRRSSGLSAESYEAFDSNDVDGAVASLLAGKPGSGQRFIENYVTLFVRNVIRFVDPGVAIDPLAEDLPTGGFAFRQSLVGDRALTVTLNAEKEVFLDLARRYSRIEIPDFDELCQAAVGEFLNLVNGLFTVNCSDSGIELDMSPQEVIHQDALLEAGPAKASVPLRLPTGLLWLRVYD; from the coding sequence ATGCTCTGCCGTCTTTTCGGCCTCTTCCTCCTGCGGGAGCGTCTCGTCACCCCCTCTCAGCTCTCCCAGGCCTTCGACCGCCTCGACGACGTTCGCCCCCTCCTGGGCGTTCTCGCCCTGGCCGCAGGCTACATGACGCCGGAGCAGGTCCAGGTCGTTCACGAGGCCCAGCGCCAGACCGACCGCCGTTTCGGCGAGATCGCCATCGAAAAGGGGTATCTCACCGTCGAAACCCTCGAGGCCCTTCTCTCCCGCCAGCAGAGGAAACACGTTCTCCTCGGGCAGATCCTCATCGACGAGGGCGTCTTCTCCCACGGGGGATTCCTCCGGGCCCTCGAGGCCTACCGCAGATCTTCGGGGCTCTCGGCCGAAAGCTACGAGGCCTTCGACAGCAACGACGTCGACGGCGCCGTCGCCTCCCTTCTGGCGGGCAAGCCTGGGTCGGGCCAGCGTTTCATCGAAAATTACGTCACCCTCTTCGTCCGCAACGTCATCCGCTTCGTCGATCCCGGCGTGGCCATCGATCCCCTCGCGGAGGACCTTCCCACGGGAGGCTTCGCCTTCCGCCAGAGCCTGGTGGGAGACCGGGCACTGACCGTCACCCTCAACGCCGAAAAAGAGGTCTTCCTCGACCTCGCCCGCCGCTACTCCCGCATAGAGATTCCCGATTTCGACGAGCTCTGCCAGGCCGCCGTCGGCGAATTCCTCAACCTCGTCAACGGCCTTTTCACCGTCAACTGCTCCGACTCGGGCATCGAACTGGACATGTCCCCTCAGGAAGTGATCCATCAGGATGCCCTTCTGGAGGCCGGACCGGCCAAGGCCTCCGTCCCTCTGCGTCTGCCGACGGGGCTCCTCTGGCTTCGCGTCTACGACTGA
- a CDS encoding response regulator, with the protein MSETKKKRVLICDDSVLIRRLMRDLVQEREDLEILEAQDGLQAIDLYREHRPDLVFMDIVMPRKNGLEALSEIRRFDPAARVVIASSTGTRKNLKAAIDAGACDFIQKPFERDDVLEILRRNLEGEWD; encoded by the coding sequence GTGAGTGAAACGAAGAAAAAAAGGGTCCTGATCTGTGACGATTCCGTCCTGATCCGGCGCCTCATGCGTGATCTGGTGCAGGAAAGGGAAGATCTGGAGATTCTCGAGGCCCAGGACGGCCTTCAGGCCATCGACCTCTACAGGGAACACCGCCCGGACCTTGTCTTCATGGATATCGTCATGCCCCGCAAAAACGGGCTCGAGGCCCTCTCCGAGATTCGCCGTTTCGACCCCGCCGCCCGCGTCGTCATCGCCTCGTCGACAGGCACCCGCAAAAATCTCAAGGCCGCCATCGACGCCGGAGCCTGCGATTTCATCCAGAAACCCTTCGAGCGGGACGATGTCCTCGAGATCCTGCGGCGCAACCTGGAAGGGGAGTGGGACTGA
- the wtpA gene encoding tungstate ABC transporter substrate-binding protein WtpA yields MKRTRFLIALAALFVLSAAFPVLAATKVTVFHAGSLAAPMAEIEALYEKAHPDVDIQRESGGSAALARKIIDLGGQCDLFLSADYMVIERLLRPAAADFNILFASNELVLMYSPQSKYADQIDGANWYDILMKDDVRWGHSDPEADPCGYRSLMVLQLAEKHYGAAGLYDRALAHPLRAVRPKAIDLVAMVESGAMDYAFEYRSVAIQHGFKFVELPDAINLKEPDQADFYATAVVERSGAEPGTKILTKGEPVVYGLTLPKGAPERNEAESFAAFVLAPDGGLAVFEKMGQAIVGPKSYAGGDVPESLKALLK; encoded by the coding sequence ATGAAACGCACCCGATTTCTCATCGCTTTGGCGGCGCTCTTTGTCCTTTCCGCCGCCTTCCCCGTCCTGGCGGCGACGAAAGTCACCGTCTTCCATGCAGGAAGCCTCGCCGCGCCCATGGCCGAGATCGAGGCCCTCTACGAAAAGGCCCACCCCGACGTGGACATCCAGCGCGAATCGGGCGGCAGCGCCGCCCTGGCCCGCAAGATCATCGATCTGGGCGGCCAGTGCGATCTCTTCCTCTCGGCCGACTACATGGTCATCGAGCGCCTGCTCCGTCCCGCCGCAGCCGACTTCAACATCCTCTTCGCCTCCAACGAACTGGTTCTCATGTACAGTCCCCAGTCGAAATACGCCGATCAGATCGACGGCGCCAACTGGTACGACATCCTCATGAAAGACGATGTCCGCTGGGGCCATTCCGATCCCGAGGCCGATCCCTGCGGCTACCGCTCCCTCATGGTCCTTCAGCTGGCCGAAAAGCACTACGGGGCCGCCGGCCTCTACGACAGGGCCCTGGCCCACCCCCTGCGGGCCGTCCGTCCCAAGGCCATCGACCTCGTGGCCATGGTCGAAAGCGGCGCCATGGACTACGCCTTCGAATACCGGTCCGTCGCCATCCAGCACGGCTTCAAATTCGTCGAACTGCCCGATGCGATCAACCTGAAAGAGCCCGACCAGGCTGACTTTTACGCCACGGCCGTCGTCGAGCGCTCCGGCGCCGAGCCGGGGACCAAGATCCTCACCAAGGGCGAGCCTGTCGTCTACGGTCTCACCCTTCCCAAAGGCGCCCCCGAGCGGAACGAGGCCGAATCTTTCGCCGCCTTCGTCCTCGCCCCTGACGGCGGGTTGGCCGTCTTCGAGAAAATGGGACAGGCCATCGTGGGCCCCAAATCCTACGCCGGCGGTGACGTTCCCGAAAGCCTCAAGGCTCTGCTGAAGTAG
- a CDS encoding ABC transporter ATP-binding protein, which translates to MIRLAGLSIDLPGFRLAPLDLEVEEGEFFMLVGPSGAGKTLLLEAIAGLQPISGGTIALDGRDVTVLPPERRRVALVYQDYALFPHLTVAQNIAYGLRFCGGGDRAHIDGLVDLLRLGHLLDRRPLTLSGGERQRTALARALAVRPDLLLLDEPLAALDPLFREEIQSHLRELHGQGLTLLMVTHDFGEVLSLGQRVAVLDEGVLQQVGPVEEVFRRPVNGRVASFVGMKNLFRAVVSAGEGRLDDGKRLILSPDVPDGRALFGIRPEDVELCREPSGEASFPCRVEALVPRGAVFDIVLRFGTLRLVAQMAPSRLLDLALRRDECVWARFRPASICRFPDGEVGCP; encoded by the coding sequence GTGATTAGGCTCGCCGGTCTCTCCATCGATCTTCCGGGCTTCCGACTGGCCCCTCTCGATCTGGAAGTCGAGGAGGGCGAGTTCTTCATGCTCGTCGGACCCAGCGGCGCGGGGAAAACCCTGCTGCTGGAGGCCATCGCCGGTCTTCAGCCCATCAGCGGCGGCACGATCGCCCTCGACGGGAGAGACGTGACGGTTCTCCCGCCGGAGCGCCGTCGCGTCGCCCTCGTCTATCAGGACTATGCCCTCTTCCCTCACCTCACCGTGGCCCAGAACATCGCCTACGGCCTCCGCTTCTGCGGAGGAGGCGACAGGGCCCACATCGACGGTCTCGTCGACCTCCTCCGGCTGGGCCATCTGCTGGACCGTCGCCCCCTCACCCTCTCCGGAGGGGAACGGCAGAGGACGGCTCTGGCCCGAGCCCTGGCCGTCAGGCCCGACCTTCTCCTTCTCGACGAGCCTCTGGCTGCGTTGGACCCTCTCTTCCGAGAGGAGATCCAGAGCCACCTCCGCGAGCTCCACGGCCAGGGGCTGACCCTCCTCATGGTCACTCACGACTTCGGCGAAGTCCTCTCTCTGGGCCAGCGCGTCGCCGTCCTCGACGAAGGCGTCCTCCAGCAGGTGGGCCCCGTCGAGGAAGTCTTCCGCCGCCCCGTCAACGGTCGCGTCGCCTCCTTCGTGGGCATGAAAAATCTCTTCCGCGCCGTCGTCTCGGCCGGAGAGGGGCGTCTTGACGACGGGAAGCGCCTGATCCTTTCTCCCGACGTCCCAGACGGAAGGGCCCTCTTCGGCATCAGGCCCGAAGACGTCGAGCTCTGCCGCGAGCCCTCGGGCGAGGCCTCTTTCCCCTGCCGCGTCGAGGCCCTCGTCCCCCGCGGCGCCGTCTTCGACATCGTCCTTCGCTTCGGAACGCTCCGGCTCGTGGCTCAGATGGCCCCTTCCCGTCTTCTCGACCTGGCCCTGCGCCGGGACGAATGTGTCTGGGCCCGCTTCAGGCCCGCCTCGATCTGCCGTTTCCCCGACGGAGAGGTGGGCTGCCCCTGA
- a CDS encoding ABC transporter permease, protein MSSFLVFYVAWPLAGLYLRADWAVVVETARDAQVLAAIWRSLWTALAATAVIALFGTPLAYLLARHDFRGRSLLEALIDLPIMVPHTVAGIAVLMTFSPKAPLGSLLVAMGFSPVNSNLAIVLACIFVSVPFYVDAARDAFASVSPRLERVSRTLGASWGYTFFRVTLPLAKRGILSGLIMSWARAISEFGAVVIMAYHPMVAPTLIYDRFATFGLRYSSPVAVQLVSVCLVLFVLLRLVASGRSREVGGRD, encoded by the coding sequence ATGAGCTCCTTTCTCGTCTTCTACGTCGCTTGGCCTCTGGCCGGTCTCTACCTTCGGGCCGACTGGGCCGTCGTCGTCGAGACGGCCCGCGACGCTCAGGTCCTGGCCGCAATCTGGCGCAGCCTCTGGACGGCTTTGGCCGCCACGGCCGTCATCGCCCTCTTCGGGACTCCTCTGGCCTACCTCCTGGCCCGCCACGATTTCCGAGGCCGGTCCCTTCTGGAGGCCCTCATCGACCTTCCCATCATGGTTCCTCACACCGTGGCGGGCATCGCCGTCCTCATGACCTTCTCCCCCAAGGCGCCCCTGGGCTCGCTCCTCGTGGCCATGGGCTTCTCCCCCGTGAACAGCAACCTGGCCATCGTCCTGGCCTGCATCTTCGTCAGCGTCCCTTTCTACGTCGACGCCGCCCGCGACGCCTTCGCCTCCGTCTCTCCCCGCCTGGAGCGGGTCAGCCGCACTCTGGGGGCCTCCTGGGGCTACACCTTCTTCCGCGTCACCCTTCCCCTGGCCAAGAGGGGCATCCTCTCAGGGCTCATCATGAGCTGGGCCCGGGCCATCAGCGAATTCGGCGCCGTCGTCATCATGGCCTACCACCCCATGGTGGCGCCCACCCTCATCTACGACCGCTTCGCCACCTTCGGCCTCCGCTACTCGTCTCCCGTCGCCGTCCAGCTCGTCTCCGTCTGCCTCGTCCTCTTCGTCCTCCTTCGCCTCGTCGCTTCCGGCCGATCCCGGGAGGTGGGCGGCCGTGATTAG